The following proteins come from a genomic window of Bacteroidota bacterium:
- a CDS encoding SIS domain-containing protein: protein MADSHILASFQEAQTALADFLADAKQLSHVEAFVDLLVETFQAGGKVYSAGNGGSHCDAMHFAEEWTGRYRKDRKPMPALAFSDPSHITCTSNDYGFEHIFERMVDAFGAAGDVFVAITTSGNSQNLILAAEAAKRKGMKIVGLLGKGGGAISALCDIPIVVPGHTSDRIQELHIKIIHITIECAERRLFPELY from the coding sequence ATGGCGGATTCTCACATACTCGCAAGTTTTCAGGAAGCGCAAACAGCGCTTGCTGATTTCCTCGCAGATGCAAAGCAGCTGTCCCACGTGGAAGCCTTTGTCGATTTACTCGTTGAGACATTTCAGGCCGGAGGAAAAGTCTATTCCGCGGGGAATGGTGGCAGCCATTGTGATGCCATGCACTTTGCGGAAGAGTGGACTGGCCGCTATCGCAAAGACCGCAAGCCCATGCCAGCGCTGGCATTCTCCGATCCATCCCACATTACCTGTACTTCTAACGACTACGGTTTCGAGCATATCTTTGAGCGCATGGTCGATGCCTTTGGTGCTGCAGGGGATGTGTTTGTTGCGATTACCACTTCGGGTAACAGCCAGAATTTGATTTTGGCCGCAGAGGCCGCGAAACGCAAGGGTATGAAGATTGTCGGGCTGCTCGGCAAGGGCGGCGGCGCGATAAGCGCTCTATGCGATATTCCTATCGTGGTGCCGGGTCACACGAGTGACCGCATCCAGGAACTGCACATAAAGATCATACATATTACGATCGAATGTGCCGAGCGAAGGCTCTTTCCAGAGTTATATTGA
- the hscA gene encoding Fe-S protein assembly chaperone HscA, with product MPLEIQLPGQSNAGAGHVVGIDLGTTNSLVAYVDSGRARIISGEDGPLVPSVVTLDDYGAVTAVGKKAREMAMRDASHTVYSVKRLMGKSFQDVKKESGMLSYRLVPADEGLVRIQIGSKLYTPIELSSYVLLELKKRAETHLGEPVTRAVITVPAYFNDAQRHATKDAGRLAGLDVLRIVNEPTAAALAYGLDRKNDGTVAVYDLGGGTFDISILKIKNGIFEVLSTNGDTYLGGDDIDRRLMELFITQIQHMVAGFTPTPEQLQKIRNVAEQTKIALSSAGHVMVELDLPEAGVAYRRNLTLPEFERIAKSVIERTRKPCEDAMSDAKLNPEEIDEVVLVGGATRMPMVKALVREIFERTPHDELNPEETVALGAAIQANVLAGHTKDVLLLDVTPLSLGIETMGGMMSTIIPRNTTIPTKVTENYTTFADNQTGVEINVFQGERDFVRDNRHLAGFTLKGIPPMTAGAAKVEVTFLIDADGILQVHARETHTGIEQEVEVKPSYGLTDEEIERMLRESIEQAPADIAARRLVEAKTEAQRLLAATEKVLGQLRRGQLSISAAKLKQIDVASVIDALYSLRRAVNSNVPAEIIKQQDILEHATEPLAHEIMNATVSEALTGRTLEQV from the coding sequence ATGCCGTTAGAAATTCAACTGCCGGGACAATCGAATGCTGGTGCAGGCCATGTGGTCGGCATCGATCTTGGCACAACGAATTCCCTCGTTGCCTACGTCGATTCGGGCCGTGCGCGAATTATTTCTGGCGAGGATGGTCCACTTGTGCCATCCGTCGTTACGCTGGATGATTATGGTGCAGTCACGGCCGTTGGTAAGAAGGCTCGAGAGATGGCCATGCGCGATGCGTCACATACGGTTTATTCCGTCAAGCGGTTGATGGGCAAATCATTTCAGGATGTCAAGAAGGAATCGGGCATGCTTTCATACCGGCTCGTGCCGGCAGATGAGGGTCTGGTACGCATTCAAATTGGCAGCAAACTCTATACGCCGATCGAGCTTTCTAGTTATGTCCTGCTCGAACTCAAGAAACGAGCGGAGACCCACCTGGGGGAACCTGTGACGCGTGCGGTTATCACTGTCCCAGCATACTTCAATGATGCTCAGCGTCATGCCACGAAAGATGCCGGTCGTCTTGCGGGATTGGATGTCCTTCGGATCGTCAACGAGCCCACGGCGGCAGCGCTTGCCTACGGACTCGACCGAAAGAATGATGGCACGGTCGCTGTCTATGATCTTGGTGGTGGTACGTTCGACATCTCGATTCTGAAGATCAAGAACGGCATTTTCGAAGTACTCTCGACGAATGGCGATACCTATTTAGGCGGCGATGATATCGATCGCCGGCTCATGGAGCTTTTTATCACGCAGATCCAGCACATGGTAGCGGGGTTCACGCCGACCCCGGAGCAATTGCAGAAAATCCGAAATGTTGCTGAGCAAACTAAGATCGCTCTCTCCTCGGCAGGACACGTGATGGTCGAGTTGGATTTGCCCGAGGCGGGTGTCGCGTATCGTCGAAACCTGACACTTCCAGAATTCGAGCGGATTGCAAAGTCGGTAATCGAGCGCACACGCAAGCCATGCGAAGATGCGATGAGCGATGCCAAACTAAACCCCGAAGAAATCGATGAAGTCGTGCTGGTGGGTGGCGCGACCCGAATGCCGATGGTCAAAGCGCTTGTACGCGAAATCTTCGAACGGACGCCGCACGATGAACTCAATCCGGAAGAGACTGTGGCGTTAGGTGCTGCGATTCAGGCCAATGTATTGGCCGGACACACGAAAGATGTTTTGCTCCTGGATGTCACTCCGCTCTCGCTCGGCATTGAGACGATGGGTGGCATGATGAGCACGATCATTCCACGAAATACAACGATTCCCACAAAGGTTACCGAGAACTATACCACGTTCGCGGACAATCAAACGGGGGTCGAGATCAATGTCTTCCAGGGCGAGCGCGATTTCGTCCGGGACAATCGGCATTTAGCAGGCTTTACTCTGAAAGGAATTCCTCCAATGACGGCCGGTGCCGCGAAGGTGGAGGTTACCTTCCTCATTGATGCCGACGGTATTCTTCAGGTGCACGCTCGTGAGACGCACACTGGAATCGAGCAGGAAGTCGAGGTCAAGCCATCGTATGGTTTAACCGATGAAGAAATCGAACGGATGCTGCGAGAATCGATCGAGCAGGCTCCGGCGGATATTGCCGCCCGCAGGCTCGTCGAAGCAAAGACGGAAGCACAGCGACTTCTCGCCGCGACCGAGAAAGTATTGGGACAGTTGCGTAGGGGCCAGCTAAGTATTTCCGCCGCCAAATTAAAGCAGATCGATGTGGCGAGCGTAATCGACGCGCTTTACTCTCTGCGGCGTGCAGTCAATTCCAACGTGCCCGCAGAGATCATCAAGCAACAAGACATTTTGGAGCATGCCACGGAGCCGTTGGCACACGAAATTATGAATGCGACTGTCTCCGAAGCACTGACCGGCAGGACGCTCGAGCAAGTCTAA
- a CDS encoding 2Fe-2S iron-sulfur cluster-binding protein, translating into MATVTFQPIGITCEALIGESFLDVALAHNIDLQHNCGGVCACSTCHVKVKQGMDLLPEMEDDEADQLDEAEGLALESRLGCQCKIQDDFDYVVEIPQLNPAIAKLFHEGAH; encoded by the coding sequence TTGGCAACCGTTACCTTCCAGCCCATAGGCATCACATGCGAAGCGCTCATTGGGGAGAGTTTCCTCGATGTCGCGCTTGCGCATAATATCGACCTACAACACAATTGCGGTGGCGTCTGCGCATGCTCAACCTGTCACGTGAAGGTCAAACAGGGCATGGACTTGCTGCCGGAGATGGAGGATGACGAGGCCGATCAATTGGATGAAGCCGAGGGGCTGGCGCTTGAATCCCGCTTGGGATGCCAGTGCAAGATTCAAGATGATTTTGACTACGTAGTGGAAATTCCGCAGCTCAATCCTGCAATTGCGAAGCTATTTCACGAGGGAGCGCATTAG
- the hscB gene encoding Fe-S protein assembly co-chaperone HscB, whose protein sequence is MTDHFQIFGIDRTFAVNREMLEARFHELQSRSHPDRHVQSEVETRDRALSESSEINAAYRTLREQLPRARHLVELYGFPVGEQKNVPPALLMTVMDAQEKIMEREQATSRDAKMRNREELEAIADELQMRREALDEERHNLANHWDRNLHEQNGGPLSNADQELLGRMSQLLAERAYLETLHWSVQAAQQGKPAFIQH, encoded by the coding sequence ATGACCGACCACTTTCAGATCTTCGGTATCGACCGCACGTTCGCTGTCAACCGTGAAATGCTCGAGGCGCGATTTCACGAACTGCAGTCGAGATCGCATCCCGATCGGCACGTTCAAAGCGAAGTGGAGACCAGAGACCGCGCGCTCAGTGAGTCGAGTGAAATCAATGCGGCGTATCGGACCTTGCGTGAACAACTTCCCCGTGCTCGGCATCTGGTTGAACTGTATGGTTTCCCTGTCGGCGAGCAAAAGAATGTTCCGCCCGCGTTGCTGATGACTGTGATGGATGCGCAGGAAAAGATTATGGAGCGAGAACAGGCTACAAGCCGTGATGCCAAGATGCGAAACCGGGAGGAATTGGAAGCAATTGCGGATGAACTGCAAATGCGACGTGAAGCGCTGGATGAGGAACGTCACAATCTCGCAAATCACTGGGATCGCAATCTGCATGAGCAAAATGGCGGCCCGCTGAGCAACGCCGATCAGGAGTTGCTCGGACGAATGTCGCAACTCCTTGCCGAACGCGCTTACCTTGAAACGCTCCACTGGTCGGTCCAGGCTGCCCAGCAAGGCAAGCCGGCATTTATTCAACATTAA
- a CDS encoding LON peptidase substrate-binding domain-containing protein, producing MSESQRIPVFPLGIVLFPESRVPLHIFEDRYKKLIEQAVKEHSPFGINYVEEDRLHAVGCSARVVEVLDRRPDGEMDIITEGERRYEVLDLEQNGPDRISFATVRWLDDEPEERDSRLAGETIHLFNELTELAYKGTIPPLDESVWNAESRFPSFKIAQKSGLEAPQRQALLSVTSENERLSMLREFLTQLLPKVKEFETVQDLIRNDGYIVNWNKKPPEGDTGAAE from the coding sequence ATGTCTGAATCTCAACGCATTCCTGTATTTCCGCTGGGGATTGTGCTCTTTCCGGAGAGCCGGGTTCCGTTGCACATTTTCGAAGATCGGTACAAAAAGCTCATCGAGCAGGCCGTTAAGGAGCATTCGCCGTTCGGCATTAATTATGTTGAAGAAGACCGGCTTCACGCGGTCGGATGCTCGGCACGAGTTGTCGAGGTGCTGGACCGCCGGCCCGATGGCGAAATGGATATTATTACGGAGGGAGAACGGCGTTATGAAGTGCTCGATCTGGAACAGAACGGCCCGGACCGGATATCCTTCGCAACCGTGCGTTGGCTTGATGACGAGCCTGAAGAACGCGATTCCAGGTTAGCGGGGGAAACGATCCATCTGTTCAACGAATTGACCGAGCTTGCCTACAAAGGGACAATTCCACCCCTGGACGAATCGGTTTGGAACGCAGAGAGCCGGTTTCCATCGTTTAAAATCGCGCAAAAATCTGGGCTGGAAGCCCCACAGCGGCAGGCCTTGCTTTCCGTAACTAGCGAGAACGAGCGACTTTCCATGCTCCGTGAGTTTTTGACACAACTATTGCCGAAAGTCAAAGAGTTTGAAACGGTCCAGGACCTCATCCGAAATGACGGATATATTGTCAACTGGAACAAAAAGCCGCCTGAAGGCGATACAGGCGCGGCAGAATAA
- the folP gene encoding dihydropteroate synthase, which produces MPSLTALLGTSGPIIMGILNVTPDSFSDGGAYLDARSALDHALQMIADGAEIIDIGGESTRPAGQTYGAGASKVPLEEELRRVLPVIHELRSNHDNVLISVDTQRSAIANAAMQSGADLINDVSGGTADPEMFATAARHKAPIVLMHGHGPRFRKTKTEDYAYADVVSEVRSYLEERILLAHSAGIETVLADVGIGFAKGYEDNLKLLKHHDAFGSLDVPLLLGVSRKSTIGRAMGNNPWPKQRVTGSIAAACYGMLHGAKIIRTHDVKETTQALSVIREILDR; this is translated from the coding sequence ATGCCTTCGCTAACTGCGTTGCTCGGTACGTCCGGGCCCATTATCATGGGCATTCTCAACGTCACGCCCGATTCTTTCAGCGATGGTGGCGCATATCTCGATGCCCGGTCGGCGTTGGATCACGCACTTCAGATGATTGCAGATGGTGCGGAGATCATCGATATTGGTGGTGAGTCCACTCGGCCGGCAGGGCAGACATACGGAGCCGGGGCTTCCAAGGTACCACTTGAGGAGGAGCTGAGACGCGTTCTTCCGGTCATCCACGAGTTGCGTTCGAATCATGACAACGTCTTGATCTCAGTCGATACCCAAAGATCTGCTATCGCAAACGCGGCGATGCAATCCGGAGCCGACCTCATCAATGACGTGAGCGGAGGAACAGCCGATCCGGAAATGTTCGCCACGGCTGCAAGGCACAAGGCGCCCATCGTACTTATGCATGGTCACGGCCCGCGATTCCGGAAAACGAAAACTGAAGACTACGCATACGCGGATGTAGTCTCCGAAGTCCGATCGTACCTCGAAGAGCGCATTCTGCTCGCACATTCAGCTGGGATTGAGACTGTTTTGGCAGATGTCGGCATCGGATTTGCCAAGGGCTATGAAGATAACTTGAAGCTTCTTAAGCATCACGATGCATTTGGTTCGCTTGATGTTCCGTTACTGCTCGGTGTGTCTCGGAAATCAACCATCGGTAGAGCCATGGGGAATAATCCATGGCCAAAGCAGCGTGTGACCGGTAGCATCGCGGCCGCCTGCTATGGTATGTTGCATGGAGCGAAAATCATTCGCACCCACGATGTGAAGGAGACAACGCAAGCGCTCTCGGTCATACGCGAAATTCTAGACCGATAA
- a CDS encoding superoxide dismutase produces the protein MKATEFTLKKRPYSDEEAKSLLSKVVDAETTDWHYNTHHKGYVDKLNEIEKALLEADPAKANGNYSQFGELKRRWTWNHSGTILHDVYWENLGGDGDPANAVELKDQISRDFGSFEEWKTDFKATSLAAKLSGWGLLVFDTLGSGQLKNVLVDEHHYGAVWGAIPLIACDVFEHAYYHKDGPKRAAYIDNFINNLHWGRVNQRFLKYLAR, from the coding sequence ATGAAGGCTACCGAATTCACACTGAAGAAACGTCCGTATTCGGACGAAGAAGCGAAGTCGTTGCTCAGTAAAGTTGTCGATGCGGAAACGACCGATTGGCACTATAATACCCATCACAAGGGCTATGTCGATAAGCTCAACGAGATCGAGAAGGCCTTGCTCGAGGCCGATCCCGCAAAGGCGAATGGAAACTACTCGCAATTTGGCGAGCTCAAGCGTCGATGGACTTGGAATCACTCCGGTACGATCTTGCATGACGTTTATTGGGAGAACCTGGGTGGTGATGGGGACCCGGCGAATGCCGTCGAATTGAAGGATCAGATTAGCCGCGATTTTGGCTCGTTCGAAGAATGGAAGACAGATTTCAAAGCCACCTCGCTGGCTGCGAAGCTCTCAGGCTGGGGCCTGCTCGTATTTGACACGCTCGGCTCTGGACAACTTAAGAACGTACTTGTCGATGAGCATCACTATGGAGCGGTCTGGGGAGCAATTCCGCTCATTGCTTGTGATGTATTCGAACATGCCTACTATCACAAGGATGGTCCGAAGCGCGCGGCATACATCGACAATTTCATCAACAACCTTCACTGGGGCCGAGTCAACCAACGCTTCCTGAAGTATCTCGCACGATAG
- the iscX gene encoding Fe-S cluster assembly protein IscX: MYWTDLEDIAEALMEAHPDVDPLAVRFTDLLKWIGDLPGFEDEIHASNEKKLEAVQMAWYELTMEQ; this comes from the coding sequence ATGTATTGGACAGACTTAGAGGATATTGCAGAAGCTCTGATGGAAGCGCATCCCGATGTCGATCCGCTTGCGGTGCGATTCACCGATCTGCTTAAGTGGATTGGCGATCTCCCAGGGTTCGAGGACGAAATTCATGCTTCGAATGAAAAGAAACTCGAAGCCGTCCAAATGGCATGGTATGAACTCACTATGGAACAATGA
- a CDS encoding secondary thiamine-phosphate synthase enzyme YjbQ, with protein sequence MKSHRKELWMHVPTEWGYVNITNEVQQAIGESGIREGLALVNSMHITASIFINDDERGLHKDFERWLEHLAPHEPISQYDHNKTGEDNADAHLKRQIMGREVVVAITGGQLDFGPWEQIFYGEFDGRRRKRVLIKIIGE encoded by the coding sequence ATGAAATCGCACCGCAAAGAACTTTGGATGCACGTGCCCACGGAGTGGGGCTATGTCAATATTACGAACGAGGTCCAGCAGGCGATCGGCGAGAGCGGCATTCGCGAAGGGTTGGCCCTCGTCAACTCGATGCACATAACAGCATCAATCTTCATCAACGATGACGAACGCGGCCTGCATAAGGATTTCGAGCGATGGCTGGAGCACCTGGCTCCGCATGAGCCGATCTCGCAGTACGATCACAACAAGACGGGTGAGGACAATGCCGATGCGCATCTCAAGCGCCAGATCATGGGTCGGGAAGTCGTTGTGGCGATTACCGGCGGCCAGCTCGATTTTGGTCCGTGGGAGCAAATCTTCTACGGCGAATTCGATGGCCGACGCCGCAAGCGAGTGCTGATTAAGATTATCGGGGAATAG